In the genome of Enterococcus sp. DIV2402, the window TTGGATTCAATTTTTTCTTTTGAAACAGTCAAAATTTTGTCCAATACCGATAAATCGACATCATACATTAAGGTTCCATGTGAGTACGTCCGTCCATGACGAGTGTACATTGCATTTCCAGAAAACTTCATCCCATTAATATACAAATCATTCCGACCACCCACTGTCGCATCCTTTGCGCCCATTGATTGAAGCGCATGCAAAATAGGTGTGGTTACACCGCGATAATCACCAAATGTCGTGTCATCTTTTTTTGTTACAAAACTAAAACTCATATTGCCTAAGTCATCATACACAGCCCCACCACCAGAAATACGACGGGTTAAGGTAATGTCATGTTGACGTAAATAATTAAAATCAATCTCTTCGTACGCATTTTGATTGCGTCCGATTATAACACAAGGTTTTTGTATGTATAACAGAAGGAGTGGTTCTGTTACATCCGCAGTGTTCATCAAATGCTCTTCTGTTGCTAAATTCCAACGAATATCACTGCTCTCCATGATATAATAACGCATAAGCAAAACACCTTTACTTTCTTATGATTTTATTTCTCATTCTATAATCCCTTTAAAATTAAAAATAAGCAAGAATTATGCTCACAATTTTCTGTATCTATTTCACTAAAATACTGTATCACTATCGACAAAAAAAGAAGCGAACTAATTCGCTTCTTTTTGTCGACCATTGGCAATCCATAAAATACCAATAATCCCCAGATGTAATAAAAAAAATAGACAGATGAACTCAAATTTTTTCATCGTCCAATG includes:
- a CDS encoding lipoate--protein ligase — its product is MRYYIMESSDIRWNLATEEHLMNTADVTEPLLLLYIQKPCVIIGRNQNAYEEIDFNYLRQHDITLTRRISGGGAVYDDLGNMSFSFVTKKDDTTFGDYRGVTTPILHALQSMGAKDATVGGRNDLYINGMKFSGNAMYTRHGRTYSHGTLMYDVDLSVLDKILTVSKEKIESKATKSVRKSVTNVKPFLDEQYQQLTTPEFRDALICHIYDVDTLAAVQEKQFVLSEADKVAIQQLFDERYANDEWVYGEAPKFEFNRRTRIPGVGIVDIHLSTEKGRISAIQFFGDYFGTKDTTDLEKILLGTVFKYEELAAALKQVTVSEYILNFTNEDLLNLLVG